From one Mya arenaria isolate MELC-2E11 chromosome 4, ASM2691426v1 genomic stretch:
- the LOC128230925 gene encoding carbohydrate sulfotransferase 10-like, with protein MVLRQVRWWVCRRRGSAIWALMMVIGTLMLIYLTQNRFTFSELTPTSEEKIYQESTSSGKKSSILKDTKDLPVEDGFSRAEYLRSACKNNIHRSGKRKVRVSFDPHVNAVYCPLCKIASTFLTRMFRMIALNNRGLPNGTVYTPFDVPISDAPPSTDNLDLNKWTVGNKDASNSFRFMFVRSPFDMLFSAYVDKFVGPNPYFNRFSRDKNNQCGYANFSFRQLLEYVIITDKKKQTLDCHVAKWDACLPCEVNYTYIGKMETFKDDITSILSALRQFKSLDAMEAKSFNLHADDAIQDSVSGPYEWRKDIVKCMSWPDALRRIWRKLQIRGVIGTKGFSLSEFEAESINKTDYINVLKKVREKSTANERHMMKQLSYIEAYRNIPEELLDTIFKNVCEETVRANQQPIV; from the exons ATGGTTTTAAGACAAGTGCGTTGGTGGGTGTGTCGGCGGAGGGGCTCTGCCATATGGGCCCTGATGATGGTCATCGGGACATTGATGCTCATTTACCTAACCCAAAACCGCTTCACTTTTTCAG AGCTGACCCCTACGTCAGAAGAAAAGATTTATCAAGAGTCCACATCAAGTGGAAAGAAAAGTAGTATCCTGAAGGACACAAAG GATCTGCCAGTGGAGGATGGGTTTTCACGAGCTGAGTATCTACGGAGCGCGTGTAAGAACAACATACATAGATCGGGGAAAAGAAAGGTCCGAGTAAGTTTCGACCCGCATGTTAACGCCGTGTACTGTCCGCTGTGTAAGATCGCTTCCACCTTCTTGACAAGAATGTTCCGAATGATAGCGCTTAATAACAGGGGTTTACCAAACGGGACAGTGTACACCCCTTTTGACGTTCCTATCTCAGATGCACCTCCTTCCACAGATAATTTGGACCTTAACAAGTGGACTGTCGGCAACAAAGATGCAAGTAACAGTTTTCGGTTTATGTTTGTAAGGAGCCCATTTGATATGCTCTTTTCAGCTTATGTTGATAAATTTGTTGGACCTAATCCGTATTTCAATCGGTTTTCACGAGATAAGAATAACCAATGTGGATATGCGAATTTTTCATTTCGACAACTGCTGGAATATGTGATTATCACGGATAAGAAGAAACAAACTCTCGACTGCCATGTTGCCAAGTGGGATGCGTGTTTACCATGTGAAGTAAACTATACATATATAGGCAAAATGGAAACGTTCAAAGACGATATCACAAGTATATTGTCAGCTCTTCGGCAGTTCAAGAGTCTGGATGCAATGGAAGCTAAGTCCTTTAACCTTCATGCTGATGACGCTATACAGGATTCGGTCTCTGGACCTTATGAATGGCGGAAGGACATTGTAAAGTGCATGTCATGGCCAGATGCTCTGCGTAGAATCTGGCGAAAGTTGCAGATCCGAGGAGTAATAGGGACCAAGGGCTTTTCGCTCTCCGAGTTTGAGGCAGAGTCTATTAATAAGACTGATTACATCAACGTTCTTAAGAAAGTTAGGGAGAAAAGCACAGCAAACGAAAGACATATGATGAAGCAGTTATCTTACATTGAAGCATACAGGAATATTCCTGAGGAATTATTAGAca CAATATTCAAGAACGTTTGTGAGGAAACAGTTAGAGCGaatcagcagccaattgtttaa
- the LOC128232798 gene encoding carbohydrate sulfotransferase 10-like, translating to MVLRQVRWWVCRRRGSAIWALMMVIGTLMLIYLTQNRFTFSELTPTPEEKIYQESTSSGKKSSILKDTKDLPVEDGFSRAEYLRSACKNNIHRSGKRKVRVSFDPHVNAVYCPLCKIASTFLTRMFRMIALNNRGLPNGTVYTPFDVPISDAPPSTDNLDLNKWTVGNKDASNSFRFMFVRSPFDMLFSAYVDKFVGPNPYFNRFSRDKNNQCGYANFSFRQLLEYVIITDKKKQTLDCHVAKWDACLPCEVNYTYIGKMETFKDDITSILSALRQFKSLDAMEAKSSNLHADDAIQDSVSGPYEWRKDIVKCMSWPDALRRIWRKLQIRGVIGTKGFSLSEFEAESINKTDYINVLKKVREKSTANERHMMKQLSYIEAYRNIPEELLDSIKHVYRNEFNLFNFSNDTKIFRQSDQYNAIGFFNYSNIESNILLHTMD from the exons ATGGTTTTAAGACAAGTGCGTTGGTGGGTGTGTCGGCGGAGGGGCTCTGCCATATGGGCCCTGATGATGGTCATCGGGACATTGATGCTCATTTACCTAACCCAAAACCGCTTCACTTTTTCAG AGCTGACCCCTACGCCAGAAGAAAAGATTTATCAAGAGTCCACATCAAGTGGAAAGAAAAGTAGTATCCTGAAGGACACAAAG GATCTGCCAGTGGAGGATGGGTTTTCACGAGCTGAGTATCTACGGAGCGCGTGTAAGAACAACATACATAGATCGGGGAAAAGAAAGGTCCGAGTAAGTTTCGACCCGCATGTTAACGCCGTGTACTGTCCGCTGTGTAAGATCGCTTCCACCTTCTTGACAAGAATGTTCCGAATGATAGCGCTTAATAACAGGGGTTTACCAAACGGGACAGTGTACACCCCTTTTGACGTTCCTATCTCAGATGCACCTCCTTCCACAGATAATTTGGACCTTAACAAGTGGACTGTCGGCAACAAAGATGCAAGTAACAGTTTTCGGTTTATGTTTGTAAGGAGTCCATTTGATATGCTCTTTTCAGCTTACGTTGATAAATTTGTTGGACCTAATCCGTATTTCAATCGGTTTTCACGAGATAAGAATAACCAATGTGGATATGCGAATTTTTCATTTCGACAACTGCTGGAATATGTGATTATCACGGATAAGAAGAAACAAACTCTCGACTGCCATGTTGCCAAGTGGGATGCGTGTTTACCATGTGAAGTAAACTATACATATATAGGCAAAATGGAAACGTTCAAAGACGATATCACAAGTATATTGTCAGCTCTTCGGCAGTTCAAGAGTCTGGATGCAATGGAAGCTAAGTCCTCTAACCTTCATGCTGATGACGCTATACAGGATTCGGTCTCTGGACCTTATGAATGGCGGAAGGACATTGTAAAGTGCATGTCATGGCCAGATGCTCTGCGTAGAATCTGGCGAAAGTTGCAGATCCGAGGAGTAATAGGGACCAAGGGCTTTTCGCTCTCCGAGTTTGAGGCAGAGTCTATTAATAAGACTGATTACATCAACGTTCTTAAGAAAGTTAGGGAGAAAAGCACAGCAAACGAAAGACATATGATGAAGCAGTTATCTTACATTGAAGCATACAGGAATATTCCTGAGGAATTATTAGAcagtattaaacatgtatatagaaatgaatttaatttattcaattttagcAATGATACTAAAATATTTCGCCAGTCGGATCAATACAATGCAATAGGTTTTTTTAATTACTCGAACATCGAAAgtaatattttgttgcatacTATGGATTAA
- the LOC128230431 gene encoding carbohydrate sulfotransferase 10-like: protein MMLRRVHWWVCRRRGAAIWALMMVIGTWMLIYLTQNRFTFSELTTTPEEKIHQELMPTSSGKKSSILKNTKDLPVEDGFSRAEYLRSACKNNIHRSGNRKVRVSFDPHVNAVYCPLCKIASTFLTRMFRMIALNNRGLPNGTVYTPFDVPISDAPPSTDNLDLNKWTVGNKDASNSFRFMFVRSPFDMLFSAYVDKFVGPNPYFNRFSRDKNNQCGYANFSFRQLLEYVIITDKKKQTLDCHVAKWDACLPCEVNYTYIGKMETFKDDITSILSALRQFKSLDAMEAKSSNLHADDAIQDSVSGPYEWRKDIVKCMSWPDALRKIWRKLQIRGVIGTKGFSLSEFEAESISRTDYINVLKKVREKSTANERHMMKQLSYIEAYRNIPEELLDSIKHVYRNEFNLFNFSTDTKIFRQSDQYNAIGFFNYSNIESNILLHTMD from the exons ATGATGTTAAGACGAGTGCATTGGTGGGTGTGTCGGCGGAGGGGCGCTGCCATATGGGCCCTGATGATGGTCATCGGGACATGGATGCTCATTTACCTAACCCAAAACCGCTTCACTTTTTCAG AGCTGACAACTACGCCAGAAGAAAAGATTCATCAAGAGTTGATGCCAACATCAAGTGGAAAGAAAAGTAGTATCCTGAAGAACACAAAG GATCTGCCAGTGGAGGATGGGTTTTCACGAGCTGAGTATCTACGGAGCGCGTGTAAGAACAACATACATAGATCGGGGAACAGAAAGGTCCGAGTAAGTTTCGACCCGCATGTTAACGCCGTGTACTGTCCGCTGTGTAAGATCGCTTCCACCTTCTTGACAAGAATGTTCCGAATGATAGCGCTTAATAACAGGGGTTTACCAAACGGGACTGTGTACACCCCTTTTGACGTGCCTATCTCCGATGCACCTCCTTCCACAGATAATTTGGACCTTAACAAGTGGACTGTCGGCAACAAAGATGCAAGTAACAGTTTTCGGTTTATGTTTGTAAGGAGTCCATTTGATATGCTCTTTTCAGCTTACGTTGATAAATTTGTTGGACCTAATCCTTATTTCAATCGGTTTTCACGAGATAAGAATAACCAATGTGGATATGCGAATTTTTCATTTCGACAACTGCTTGAATATGTGATTATCACGGATAAGAAGAAACAAACTCTCGACTGCCATGTTGCCAAGTGGGATGCGTGTTTACCATGTGAAGTAAACTATACATATATAGGCAAAATGGAAACGTTCAAAGACGATATCACAAGTATATTGTCAGCTCTTCGGCAGTTCAAGAGTCTGGATGCAATGGAAGCTAAGTCCTCTAACCTTCATGCTGATGACGCTATACAGGATTCGGTCTCTGGACCTTATGAATGGCGGAAGGACATTGTAAAGTGCATGTCATGGCCAGATGCTCTGCGTAAAATTTGGCGAAAGTTGCAGATCCGAGGAGTAATAGGGACCAAGGGCTTTTCCCTCTCCGAGTTTGAGGCCGAGTCTATTAGTAGGACTGATTACATCAACGTTCTTAAGAAAGTTAGGGAGAAAAGCACAGCAAACGAAAGACATATGATGAAGCAGTTATCTTACATTGAAGCATACAGGAATATTCCTGAGGAATTATTAGAcagtattaaacatgtatatagaaatgaatttaatttattcaattttagcACCGATACTAAAATATTTCGACAGTCGGATCAATACAATGCAATAGGTTTTTTTAATTACTCGAACATCGAAAgtaatattttgttgcatacTATGGATTAA
- the LOC128232830 gene encoding uncharacterized protein LOC128232830, translated as MVLRQVRWWVCRRRGSAIWALMMVIGTLMLIYLTQNRFTFSELTPTPEEKIYQESTSSGKKSSILKDTKDLPVEDGFSRAEYLRSACKNNIHRSGKRKVRVSFDPHVNAVYCPLCKIASTFLTRMFRMIALITGVYQTGQCTPLLTFLSQMHLLPQIIWTLTSGLSATKMQVTVFGLCL; from the exons ATGGTTTTAAGACAAGTGCGTTGGTGGGTGTGTCGGCGGAGGGGCTCTGCCATATGGGCCCTGATGATGGTCATCGGGACATTGATGCTCATTTACCTAACCCAAAACCGCTTCACTTTTTCAG AGCTGACCCCTACGCCAGAAGAAAAGATTTATCAAGAGTCCACATCAAGTGGAAAGAAAAGTAGTATCCTGAAGGACACAAAG GATCTGCCAGTGGAGGATGGGTTTTCACGAGCTGAGTATCTACGGAGCGCGTGTAAGAACAACATACATAGATCGGGGAAAAGAAAGGTCCGAGTAAGTTTCGACCCGCATGTTAACGCCGTGTACTGTCCGCTGTGTAAGATCGCTTCCACCTTCTTGACAAGAATGTTCCGAATGATAGCGTTAATAACAGGGGTTTACCAAACGGGACAGTGTACACCCCTTTTGACGTTCCTATCTCAGATGCACCTCCTTCCACAGATAATTTGGACCTTAACAAGTGGACTGTCGGCAACAAAGATGCAAGTAACAGTTTTCGGTTTATGTTTGTAA
- the LOC128230924 gene encoding carbohydrate sulfotransferase 10-like translates to MVLRQVRWWVCRRRGSAIWALMMVIGTLMLIYLTQNRFTFSELTPTPEEKIYQESTSSGKKSSILKDTKDLPVEDGFSRAEYLRSACKNNIHRSGKRKVRVSFDPHVNAVYCPLCKIASTFLTRMFRMIALNNRGLPNGTVYTPFDVPISDAPPSTDNLDLNKWTVGNKDASNSFRFMFVRSPFDMLFSAYVDKFVGPNPYFNRFSRDKNNQCGYANFSFRQLLEYVIITDKKKQTLDCHVAKWDACLPCEVNYTYIGKMETFKDDITSILSALRQFKSLDAMEAKSSNLHADDAIQDSVSGPYEWRKDIVKCMSWPDALRRIWRKLQIRGVIGTKGFSLSEFEAESINKTDYINVLKKVREKSTANERHMMKQLSYIEAYRNIPEELLDTIFKNVCEETVRANQQPIV, encoded by the exons ATGGTTTTAAGACAAGTGCGTTGGTGGGTGTGTCGGCGGAGGGGCTCTGCCATATGGGCCCTGATGATGGTCATCGGGACATTGATGCTCATTTACCTAACCCAAAACCGCTTCACTTTTTCAG AGCTGACCCCTACGCCAGAAGAAAAGATTTATCAAGAGTCCACATCAAGTGGAAAGAAAAGTAGTATCCTGAAGGACACAAAG GATCTGCCAGTGGAGGATGGGTTTTCACGAGCTGAGTATCTACGGAGCGCGTGTAAGAACAACATACATAGATCGGGGAAAAGAAAGGTCCGAGTAAGTTTCGACCCGCATGTTAACGCCGTGTACTGTCCGCTGTGTAAGATCGCTTCCACCTTCTTGACAAGAATGTTCCGAATGATAGCGCTTAATAACAGGGGTTTACCAAACGGGACAGTGTACACCCCTTTTGACGTTCCTATCTCAGATGCACCTCCTTCCACAGATAATTTGGACCTTAACAAGTGGACTGTCGGCAACAAAGATGCAAGTAACAGTTTTCGGTTTATGTTTGTAAGGAGCCCATTTGATATGCTCTTTTCAGCTTATGTTGATAAATTTGTTGGACCTAATCCGTATTTCAATCGGTTTTCACGAGATAAGAATAACCAATGTGGATATGCGAATTTTTCATTTCGACAACTGCTGGAATATGTGATTATCACGGATAAGAAGAAACAAACTCTCGACTGCCATGTTGCCAAGTGGGATGCGTGTTTACCATGTGAAGTAAACTATACATATATAGGCAAAATGGAAACGTTCAAAGACGATATCACAAGTATATTGTCAGCTCTTCGGCAGTTCAAGAGTCTGGATGCAATGGAAGCTAAGTCCTCTAACCTTCATGCTGATGACGCTATACAGGATTCGGTCTCTGGACCTTATGAATGGCGGAAGGACATTGTAAAGTGCATGTCATGGCCAGATGCTCTGCGTAGAATCTGGCGAAAGTTGCAGATCCGAGGAGTAATAGGGACCAAGGGCTTTTCGCTCTCCGAGTTTGAGGCAGAGTCTATTAATAAGACTGATTACATCAACGTTCTTAAGAAAGTTAGGGAGAAAAGCACAGCAAACGAAAGACATATGATGAAGCAGTTATCTTACATTGAAGCATACAGGAATATTCCTGAGGAATTATTAGAca CAATATTCAAGAACGTTTGTGAGGAAACAGTTAGAGCGaatcagcagccaattgtttaa